TGAGAAATGCTCTTTGAGAAGTGGTGGAGGAATTCGTAGGTCTGAGTTTTACCCAATTGGCTATATTCACTATTCGCCATTTCTGCCTGTTAGAGAATATCTTGCGCACAAAAAAAGGAATATAACACCTTGCGGGGTTGATTGCCGTCCCTGCAATCGATACAAGACAGAAAAGTGTGTAGGGTGCCCTACAACAAGTTATTACAGGGGCACTCTCTAAGCATGCGGCGAACACAAGATTTAACCAAGTCGCCTATTAAATAGATACAATTACCGCCATCTATTTTTTCTATTTGGCTGCGTTCCCAAGTTTTGCCTGTATTACATATCCTGAATCACTTTGGATAAAGACGTCCGGTTTGATGAAACCAACAGATTTGTAAGACTTTACTTGAGTTGCCGCAACTGGTATTCCATGTTTTTCAAGCTCTTCACGAGGCCAGTCAGTTATTGTGTCTTCGGTAATGGTTGGGGCTGCCATGTCTTGTTGATTTGGTGATATGTGCTCTCTAAGGTTTATGCGCGCACGTAATTAAAGCGCATAGAGGAAAAAAGGGATGCTACATCGACTTCATTAGTTGGTTTAGTATAGTAAGCTTCTGCATTTCTGTCGTTCCCTCATAAATCTCCGTTATTTTCGCGCAACGGTGGAAACGCTCTAGGTGATAATCCGCCAAGTAGCCATATCCTCCATGTACTTGGATGGCTTCATCTGTAACTTCCATGGCGACTCTGCCAGCATAAGCTTTAGCCATAGACGTTGCCATAGGGCTAACTTTTCCTTGGTCGTAAAGCCAAGCAGCCTTGTAAGTTAGCAATCTTGCTGCTTCAATTTTTGTCGCCATCTCTACTAGTTTAAAGGATATAGCTTGGAACTTAATTATTGGAGCACCAAACTGTTTTCGGTTCTTAGCATACTGGAACGCCCTCTCAAAGGCTCCTTGAGCCATGCCTACGGCTTGGGCAGCTACAGTGATTCGTGTCCCGTTGAAAAGCTCTAGTGCATAATAGAATCCTCTATTCAGTTCACCTACTAGATTGCCTTCCGGCACCTTGAGGTCACTCAGAGCAAGTGAACCTGTAATGCATGGCTTGATTCCCATTTTGCCATGAAGTTTCGTTGCTTCCAGTCCATGCCTGCCCTTTTCTACTAAAAAGAGACTTTGCCCTTTGTGTGGTGGCGAGACGTTGGGGTCTGTTTGGCACAATAAGACAAGGAAATCTGCTATGGGAGCGTTAGTTATGAATTCTTTGCCTCCATTGATAACCCATTCATCTCCGTTTTTAACAGCTGTTGTGTCCATGCGAGTTATGTCGCTTCCATGTTCGGGTTCTGTGAATGCTGCAGCGGATGTGGCGTCGCCTTTGGCTAAGGGTGGAATGACCTTTGCCTTCTGCTCGTCTGTTCCATGTTTTAGGAGAATGTCGGGAATCATGAGGTTTCCAAGGGACACTGCCGTGCCGAGTCCTGGGTCTACTCTGCACATTTCTTCCACTACTATGCAATCTTCAACTAGACCATAGCCTTGCCCACCGTATTCTTCTGGGATTCTCATGCTTGTGAATCCGAGTTTGGCTGCTTTTTTGTAGAGTTGCATGGGGAATTCTTCTTTTTGGTCAAATTCTAAAGCCAGTTCAGGGGGGAATTCCTTTTCGCAGAATTCCCGGGCAGCTCTTTTAATTTCCTTTTGTTCTTCGTTAAATTCAAATTGCACTTGTCGTTCCTTCCGTTTTTCCTTTAGACTTACACATTCTGGTCTTTCAGTTCATATACTTTACGCGCGTGCGCGTAAGCGCTCATATTCCTTTATGAATGCTTTACGCATATTGATCCTACGCTTCTCAGGTAGGAAAGAAGAGTCGACGGCGTTGAGGCTGAGCTTGAAAAGTTCAGGGACCGTGAAGTTGAGCCTTCGGTGAAGTTGCAAGTACTCATTATTCATATCAGTGTCGAACAAGGTGGGGTCATCGGTGCTTACAGTCACTTCAAGACCCCGCCCCAAAAAGGTTCTGATGGGATGCCTCTCCATTGACGGAACGACCTTTGTCCTTATGTTGCTGACAGGACATGCTTCGATGGTGATACCTCGCTTCAGAATATACTCCATCAGTTTAATGTCACTACTTGCAGCAAGTCCGTGGCCTATACGCTCGACATTGAGATCTCTTACCGCATCCCAGATACTCTCAGGTCCAGCAGCCTCTCCTGCGTGAGCAACCAAGTGTAGTCCAATTTCTTTTGCCTACGGTAGACGGGTGCGAAAGGCTTGGGAGGAAATCTTTCCTCGCTGCCTCCTATGTCGACGGAGACGATGTTGTCACCCTTGCCCTCAACCCAGTCGAGAACTTTCATTCCAACATGGGGTCCGTAGTTTCTGACGAGGTCAACTCTGAGGTTGCATTCGATGCTGAAATTGCGATGCGCCCGACGCACACCTCTATTGATGGCGTCAAGCATCAAGCTGTAGTCCAAGCCCTTTTGGACGTGGTCAGGGGCAGAGAAGCTCGCCTCGACGTATCGGACATTGCAGCGGGCGTCCGACTCCAGCATCTCATAAGTTATACGGTCAAATTGATCCTCATCTGTGATGCAATCAACCACTGTGCTGTAGATAGAGATGAAGTGAGAGAAGTTACGGTACTGGAAGAAACGGCGGGCATCTTTCAGCGTCTTATAGGGTTTTTCTATCTTGCCTTCCTCTGCAAGCCAGAGCAATGTCTCAGGTCTGATTGAACCAACGATATGAACGTGCTGCTCAACTTTGGGCAACGCCTTAATCAGTTCATCAATGTCCATTAGGCTGCACCGAAAGCCAAATATATGTTCTAAATATTCGACCATACCCCAAAACTTGTAAAACACCCAGTCTTGATGGCACATCACAGTCTAGTAGGACTTCGGCAAACCCAAAACGTGCTCACCGATAAACGCCAACGCCATCTGATGGGTTACCGGTGCAAGTCTAATCATGTTTACTTCTCTCCACCAACGTTCTATATCGTACTCCACAGCGTACCCATAGCCACCAAGAGTTTGCATAGCATGATAGACAGCTTGAATACCTGCATCAACTGCGGCAACCTTAGCCATGTTCGCCTCAGCACCGCAACGTTGTCCCTTGTCATAAAGCCAGGCAGCCCTATAATTAAGCAGTCTAGCAGCCTCAATCTTCGCTTTTGCCTCTGCAAGCGGAAACTGAATAGCCTGATAAGAGCCAATAGGAGCTCCAAAAACGTTTCTTTGCTTCGCATACTCAACAGCCTTTTTAATGGCCAAAAGCCCGATACCTCCGGCAGCTGCCGAAAAAGACATTCTTTCAGGGTTTAAAGTATCTAACACGAGATACCAGCCTTTGTCTTTCTCACCTAGCAGATTTTCCTCAGGAACCTTAAGGTCGCTTATGTAAACGTCACAGCTTTGTGAGTAGTGGATTCCATGTTTCTCTATGGGGATAACTTCGATTGCTGGGTTGGGTAGGTCTACGAGGAAGAGGCTTAAGCCTAAGGTTCTTTTTGGAGCTTTTTCTATGGGAGTGGTTCTTGTTATGAGCAGCATTCCTTTTGCCCTGTCTGCGCCTGAAATGAAGGTTTTCTGTCCGTTGATAACATATTCTCCTCCTTCCTCAACCGCCATTGTCTGCGTGTTCAAAGTATTCGTTCCAGCGTCAGGCTCTGTTAAAGCCATACAGAACTCCATGCCCCTACATATTTTAGGCAAGTACCTTTCTTTTTGACTCTCGTTCCCATGTTTAACTATCGACAAGCCTCCGAAAAGAGTAGTCAAGCACAGAAACCATATCCCAGCCAATCCGCAGCTTTCAGAAGTCAAAGTTTCCATGGCTAAAATCATTTCAAACATTCCCATCCCGCCTCCACCATATTTTTCGGGAATGACAATTCCTACAAAACCAGCATCAACCAAAGTCTTCCAGAAATCTTCAGGAAATGTGTGATTCTTGTCTTTTTCTCTCCAATATTCTGGACCAAAGTCCTGAGCTATTTCAGAGGCTGCTTGAACTATCATTTTTTGTTCAACAGTCAACTCAAAGTCCAAAGCTTCTCACCAATCCAAACTTTCTAAGGACAATAGTAACTAGCTAATGATATATTTTTTATGCGCATAAATAACGAAAGATGGCAGAACGGAGTTGCTTAAGCAGCAGATAGCGGACTTCCGTAAATTGTGGATTATTTGCCTTTCCAAGTGGGTTTTCTTTTTTCGATAAAGGCTGAAACGCCTTCTTGCAAGTCTTCACTGGACGCCACCACACCAAAGCCCTCACGTTCCAGAGCCAATGCCGCCTTCAAGTCTACGTCTATCCCCGTTTCTATGAGAGATTTCGCCACTTTCAACGCTACAGGAGCCTTGCCAGCCAATTCCTTAGCAAACTGCCGGACAGCCATCATAAATTCTTCAGCAGGCACCACCTTACCTACCAGACCATATTGAAAGGCAGTATTAGCGTCAATTATCTTCCCAGTGTACACAAGCTCCTTGGCTTTAGCCTTACCAACAAGCCTAGTGAGACGTTGAGTTCCACCCCAACCCGGAATAAGACCAATGTTAATTTCAGTCTGCCCCATCCGTGCCTTCTCGCTGGCGATACGGAAGTCACAAGCCATAGAAACTTCCATACCTCCACCTAACGCGTAACCATTGATTGCAGCAATCACAGGCTTCTCGATGCTCTCTATAGCGTTGCAGACTTCATAACCCATCTGCGACAACGCTCTGGCTTTTAGAGCATTCATGCCTTTCATGGCTTTGATGTCTGCCCCCGCCGAAAACGCTTTCTCCCCAGCCCCAGTGATGACAACCACTTTTACATTTTCGTCTTTCCGCGCGTCATCCAAAGCGGTTAGAAATTCTTTAGCTAGTTCTTTGCTCCACGCGTTTAGTGCCTCTGGGCGGTTCAGCGTTATCGTGGCTATTCCTTCACTTTTCTCATATATTATAAACTGGAATTCCATGGTTCTTTCCTCGCTATTTTTTCTCCGTCCAGTCGTAAAAGCCCTTTCCCGTTTTGCGTCCCAGCAGGTTTGCGCGCACCATCTGTTTCAAGCCAGCGGTAGGGTGAAATTTTGGGTTGATTCCTTTGGTTAGCACTTCGGCAATTGACAGAGTAGTGTCTGCGCCTATATAGTCTAATAGCATTAGGGGTCCCATAGGCCAGTTCAACCCAAGCTTGATTGCCTTATCTATATCATCTCTGCCTGCCACACCCTCCCAGTAAAGCGCCACTGCTTCGTTCAAGGCTGGGATTAGTATTCGGTTTACAATAAAGCCTGGGCTGTCTTTCTTAACCAGCACCGTCTCTTTTCCCATTTTTTGCGCCATGTCTAACACTGTCTGGATTGTTTCGTCTGAGGTTTTGATGCCTCTTATCACTTCTACGAGCCGCATCAGTTGTGGGGGGTTGAAAAAGTGCATGCCACACACTCTTTCGGGTCTTTTGGTGGCGGATCCGAGTTGTGTGATGCTAATGGAGCTGGTGTTTGACGCAATTATCGCGTGGGGCGGTGCATATTTGTCGGCTTCTTTATAGACAGATGTTTTTATTTCTGGTTTTTCGGGAACTGCTTCGACAATCAAGTCGGCGTCTTTTACGGCTTCTTCCAAGCTGAGTGTTGTGTGAATTCGGCTCAGAATTTCATTCACTTGTTCATGTGTAAGTTTGCCTTTGCTCTCAAATCTGGCTAGACTCTTGCGTATCATCTGCATACCATTGTCGACGAAACGTTGTTCGATGTCCCTGAGGTGTACTTGGAATCCGCTTTGCGCAGCGACTTGACAGATTCCGTGTCCCATCAATCCAGCACCTAATACCGCAATTTTCTTAACTTCCATTGCGTTTTTCTCCAATTAAACATAGAATAGTTGCAGGTAGCATCTAAGTTATTAGATTATCGGAAAAACTAGAATACTAAATAGGAAAAAAGAGTGATGAGCAGGAGATTTCTCCAACCTCTAAGTATTAAAACCTTGATATGCATATACAGTGAATGGGACCGAAACAATGGCGAAACAAACGGGACTAAGCGAGTTTTTCAAATCCACACTCACAACGTTGGAAAAGAAGAAAAAAGAATCAACTATACAGGTATCAGAGACTAGAGAGAAGAGAGAAACTAGAGAAAAAGTTCTGAAGCAGGAAGACCCAAAGCAGCTTCCACCTTCATATTTCGTTTCCGCCTCCTATGACGGCAAAAGAGGGATCGGTTTTATTAAGCTATATGAGCCAAAGTCTAAACGCATCTACCTTTGGCACGACACAACTGGACATAAACCATACCTGCTAACAAACCTGTCACCATATGAACTAGACCAACTGGAATCTGTAAAGACGCATACAGGCTTCGACCATTTCGAAACAATAGAGAAATTTAACCCCCTTCTGGACAAAACCGTAACTTTGACAAAGGTGGTGGCGAAAGACCCCTTAGCAATTGGAGGCAGACCAAGAGGCTGCCTACGCGAGATTATTCCCGAAGAACACGCTAAGGTTGCTGAACCTGAGCAGTCAGAAGCGAAAGTTTGGGAAGCTGCGATCAAATATTATCAATGCTACATCTACGACCGCAATCTAGTGCCAGGCATGCTATACAGTATTGAAAACGGCGAACTGGTGCCGGCAAAGGTGGACGCTGCAGAAAATGCCGTGCAAAAGCTTCAAGCTCTGTTTAGCGACGAATCAGCAAAAGAAGGGGAATATATTGAGCGATGGGCACGTTTGCTGGAGTATCCTGCACCATCATTTAGGCGCGTGGCTTTGGACATTGAAGTTTTCTCTCCAGTGGCTACACGTGTGCCTGATCCTCATGAAGCGCCTTACCCGGTTATTTGCGCTTCCTTGGTGACTTCAGATGGCGATTATCGGGTTTTATTGTTGAAGCGGAAGGGTGTAAGAAATGGAATGGAAAAACTGCTTCCCGACACTAAAGTGGAGTTTTTTGATTCTGAAGAGGATCTTCTTCAGGCGATTTTTGAGGTCTTGCGGGATTATCCTTTTGTTATTACTTTCAACGGCGACGACTTCGATTTACCATATTTGGCGCATAGGGCGTTAAAGTTTGGTATGCCAAGAAGCGCGGTTCCTATCGAGGTTGGTCGTCGTGTTTGCTTGCTGAAAAACGGCGTTCACATTGACCTGTACAAGTTTTTCTACAATCGCTCCATCCAGATTTATGCGTTCAGCAACAAATATCGCGACGTAACTCTCAATGATGTTGGCAAGGCTTTGACTGGTATGTCTAAGATTGAGTTAAGCAAACCTTTCGCTGAGTTGAACTATTCTGAGTTGGCGTGTTATTGTCTTCGTGATGCGGAGATTACTTTCAAGTTGACGAATTTCAACAATGACCTTACGATGAAGTTGATTCTGGTGCTTGCACGGATTAGCAAGATGCCTATGGAAAACGTTAGCAGGCAAGGAGTGTCGCGTTGGATTAGGAATTTTATGTACTTTGAGCATCGAAGATTCGGTATGCTGATTCCTAACACGGAGGATATTCTGGCTTTGAAGGGTAAGACGGCTACAACTGCCATAATCAAAGGTAAGAAGTATAAGGGTGCTATTGTGGTTGAGCCAGTACCTGGGGTTCATTTTAACGTTGCAGTGATGGATTTTGCAAGCCTATATCCTTCTATCATTAAGGTTTGGAATATGGGTTATCAAACGATACTTTGTCCTCATGAAGAATGCAAAGATAACATCGTGCCTGATACTCCGCATTGGGTTTGTCGCAAGAATAAGGCTTTGGAAAGCTTGCTTATTGGCTCATTAAGAGATCTGAGGGTGAAGTGGTATAAGCCGAAGGCGAAGGATAAGACGTTGTCGGCGGATGTTCGGAACTGGTACAGTGTTATTCAGAGTGCTTTGAAGGTTATCTTGAATGCGAGTTATGGGGTGTTTGGGGCTGAGGCTTTTGACTTGTATTGTCCTCCTGTTGCGGAGGCGACCGCTGCCATTGCACGGCATTCCTTGACGCAGATTGTAGACAAGGCGAGGAAACTGGGTATTGAGGTGTTGTATGGTGACACGGATAGTGTATTTTTGAAGAACCCTTCTGAGGAGCAAATCGGGGAGTTGGCGGGGTGGTCTAAAAGGGAGTTGAAGATGAGTTTGGACGTTGACAAACTTTATCGTTATGCTGTTTTTAGCTCTCGCAAGAAGAATTATTTGGGCGTTCTCGAAGATGGCAGCGTTGACGTTAAGGGTTTAACAGGAAAGAAGAAGCATATTCCCCAGTTTATTAAAGACGCTTTTGGCGAGATGAAGGAGAGGCTTAGCACGGTGGGGTCTTCTGCTGAATTTGAGGTGGCTAAAAAGGATATTAAGAAAATAGTTTTGGACCGCTATACACGTCTGAGAAGACGGGGATGGGATCATCTGGGTGATTTAGCGTTTCATGTGGTGCTTGGAGCGGCGCCTGAACATTATAGGAAAACTACGCCTCAACATGTGATGGCGGCGAGAATATTGAAGGATAAGAATATTGAGATGAAGGCTGGAGATCTTGTGAGTTTTGTAAAGATTAAACCTAAGGAGATGGCTGTTAGAAAAAAGAAGGAGTTAGTTAGCGTGATGCCGATACAGTTTGCAACAGACAGCGAAGTTGATTTAGACAAATACGTTGCCTATCTGCAGTCCACCTTCGACCAAGTACTGGATGCGTTAGGATTAGAATTCGACGAAATTATTGGATTAACTAAACTAGAAAGATTCATGTGAACTCTTTTTACTCAACATAACAGCATTCAATCTTCACGTAAAACTTGGACAATCAAAAAGCTAAAGATTGTGCGCTCACAACTCAATCACTCCCCTTATTCTAAATCAATCATCGTTCGACACAAACATACCTGATACCAAAACGAAACTTCACTAAAACATCAAAACACACAAACAATACCATCCATATTTAACGCCCAATAGCCATCTATTTGGAACCAATAGAACAACCTAGCCACAACGCTACGCGCACACTCACACAAAGTTTAAAACACCCTCCCCAAATTCTCTATGAAAGACCCTAAACAAGCGATGATCACCATGCCAAACGAAGAAGAAATGATAGTCACCCCTTGGGAGGTAAGAGGAAAAGTCGACTACGACAAACTAATTCGCCAATTCGGCACCCAACCAATAACCAACAAACTACTAAAAAGACTCCAAAAACACGTGGGAGAACTCCACCCACAACTGAGACGAAAACTGTTTTTCTCACACCGAGACCTAGACACCATCCTAGACCTCTATGAAAAAGACAAAAAATTCGTCTTATACACCGGCAGAGGACCATCAGGCCCAGTACACGTAGGCCACCTCGTACCATGGATCTTCACAAAATACCTCCAAGACAAATTCAAGACAAGACTCTACTTTCAAATGACCGACGACGAAAAATTCGTCATAGAACAACACCTCAAACTCGACGAAACAACAAAATTTGCCCACGACAACGCTTTAGACCTTATTGCCCTAGGATTCAAACCAGAAAACACCTACATCATTTTCGACGTCAAAGACATAGCACTTCTCTACGATATCGCCCTCGAAGTTGCCAAACGCGTTACCTATTCAACAACAAAAGCCGCTTTCGGCTTCCAAGACAGCACAAACATAGGATGGATTTTCTGGCCGGCAATTCAATCGGTTCCATGCTTCATCCACGCAAAACTAACAGGCGAAAACGTGCCCAGTCTCATTCCCGCTGCCATCGACCAAGATCCCTACTGGCGCGTTACCCGAGACATAGCACCCAAACTAGGCTATTGCAAGCCAGCCCAAATCCACTGCCGCTTCGTGCCAGGCCTCGGAAAAGGCGGAAAAATGAGCGCCTCCGAACCAGAAACATGCATATTCACAACTGACACTCCAGAAACAATCAAAAAGAAAATCTGGAATGCATTTACAGGAGGTAAACCCAGTGTTAAGGAGCAGAGAAAGCTCGGCGGCGAACCTGACATCTGCACCATATATCAGTATTTCCTCTATCTTTTCGAAGAAAGCGATGAAAAACTTGCCGAACTAGTAAGAAAGTGCAGGTGTGGAGAAATCACCTGTGGTGACTGCAAAGCATTACTAACCGAAAGAGTTACGAATTTCCTTTTGAAACATCAAAAGAAAAGAGAAAAGGCCAGGAATGTTGTCGAGGATTTCTTCATAACACGCTAAGATGAGGCTTCCAAGTTGGGAAAAAAGAAAATCGAGACTCCCCTTTCTAATGCCTACAGATTCTTGCATCCAATGCACACAGTACTAGTAACTTGTGCTGAAAAAGCTGGAAAAGCAAACATCATCACATTAGCATGGGCAATGCCTACATCAATCAATCCACCTCTAGTTGCCATAAGCATCAAACCAAGCCGCCACTCGTACAAACTCATCAGAGAAACACAAGAATTCGCTGTAAACATTCCAACCATGGAAATCGTGAAAGAAACATTGTTTTGCGGCAGACGAAGTGGAAAAAACCACGACAAGTTCAAAGAAACGAAACTAACATCCCTGCCGGCTAAAACCATTAAAGCACCTATAATTAAAGAATGTGTTGCTTACCTGGAATGCAAGCTACAGCAAATGTTCGTAACAGGCGACCACACCATTTTTGTCGGCGAGGTAATAGAAGCATACTCGAATGAAGAAAGCTTCAAAGAAGAATTTGACATAGAAAAAACAAAGCTCATCTATCATCTCGGTGGGAACAAATTTGCCACTCTTATACCAAAAATAGTTGAGCCATCTCTCTAGTTTTGCAACGAATACATCTCACCCGATGCTAACACAACAACTTTTACTTCGTTTCTTTTGCATACTTGCACAACTTGGGCATGCCAGCAAACGTTGCGTTCATTCGTTTGCAAATTTCGAAGCGTTTCAAATGCGATCTGTGTTGTGGTTCTTATCGGCGCATTGGAATTGTCATCGTGCCATGAATCCACAAAAACTATCCTTTCCGCTAGCCTATTTCGAAGGTTGCATGTCCCAACCATGTAATATTTGCCATGTTCGATGTCTCCTATTTCTAAAATCTTTTAACTTTCTTTGAATTTATAGAAAATGGCGTGCTGAGAAACTATGAGTCTTCCAAAAGACGTATTTGAAAAACATCAACGTGCTGGAAAGATTACGAGAGAAGTGCGAGAGAAAATGAGGAGTTTTGTGCGTGAAGGAATGCCTATAATTGAGGTTTGTGAAGAAGCAGAAGGATTAATTCGTGAGAAGGGTGGACAACTAGCTTTTCCATGTAACGTCTCTATTAACGAGGTTGCAGCCCACTATACATCGCCTCCAAACGACAAACGCGTCATTCCACCAAACTCTCTTGTAAAAGTAGATCTTGGCACACACTTAGATGGATACATTGCAGACACTGCGGTTACAATATGTTTCAATCCCGAACATGAAAACCTTGTACGAGCAGCCGAAGAAGCTCTAAAAGTCGCAGTTAAAACAGTTTACGCTGGAATATCAACATCAAAACTTGGCTCAGCAATAGAAAAAACCATCAAAACATATGGTGGATGCAAGCCTGTCTCAAACCTGACAGGGCATCAAATTGGGCGATATCTGATTCACACGGGGAAATCTATACCAAATGTTTCACACCTCATAGGCTCTAAGATAAGAGAAGGTGAAGTCGTGGCGATCGAACCTTTCGTTACAGTTGCTAACGCAGCGGGCAAAGTTAGAAACGGAGATGAAACAACGATCTTTAGATTCGTGAAACGTAGATTATTGAAAAACTCCTATGCAAAACACCTTCTTGACTACGTCGAAGAGAACTTTAGGACTCTGCCATTTTCGGAACGCTGGTTGAAGAAAGTTGTGCCTAAAGAACAGTATTTCGCCGCGTTTCAAGAACTTCTCCGTTCCAAATGTTTAATGTCTTATCCCGTCTTCATTGAAGCTAGCGGAAAACCTGTAGCACAAGCAGAGCATACGCTTTTAATTGTAAAAAATGGCTGCAGGGTTTTGACTTAAGTAAAGACTTTCTCTTTTTTCCCTTTTTGTTTAACTTCACGGTAGATAGCAGAAATCATCATAGTTCCTTCGCATTTTGTGCATGGTCCAAGTTCTTTGAGTATATAGTCGCCTCGTTCAAAGTTTCTGACGTTTTTCAATCCACATTTTGAACAAACTATCGTCGTAGTAATTGGTGGCGTTTTCAAAGTAAATCCTTGTATTCGTCTTCTAGTTTGAAACAGCATATAAGTGGACAGTGCTAGCCCTACAAAACCGATTAACAAATAATACCCTACAGTGGGATCATTCGTTAGATACAATTCGTATGCTTGGTATAACGCCGTTAAGGACAAAACGAGTACAACAATTATAACAATAAGTACAATGGAAGAAAATCTTCTTGCAGTCCGTTCTATCTCTTCACTCATCTTACTGTCCTACCCCAATGCTATTTCCTATCCCAGCAATTATGATAGTGTCTCCTTCTTTTGTTCTCTCTTTGATTACACGCTTAACCGTTTCAACTGCAACTTCGGTTGCGTCAAAAATTTCTTTTCTCATGGGTGATACTGCGTCGCCAATGTCTTCTTTAATAATCACTGCATTTATTGGAATTTTATATTTTAGAATGCTTTCTTCAATCTTATACTGTTCTGTTCCCGGCCCGCCTATGGCTGCTCCTACTCCCTCGGCTATTTCTCCGGGCTTTTCACCTTCAAGCTTCAATGCAGCATCTATCATAATTATTGCCGAGATTTTCCCATCGTTCTTTTCAACAACCCTCTTTATCGCTTCTCCAGGCTTTCCCACGTTTCCGCCCGGGCCCTCCGCTTTTATAACATATGCAGTTCGTCCTTCTAAGGGAACTTTAGCTACAACGCAATCTTTTTCAATTTTTTGTTTTCTGTGCCCATGCATTAGTTTAGCTGCGACAAGAGCA
This sequence is a window from Candidatus Bathyarchaeota archaeon. Protein-coding genes within it:
- a CDS encoding acyl-CoA dehydrogenase family protein, producing the protein MQFEFNEEQKEIKRAAREFCEKEFPPELALEFDQKEEFPMQLYKKAAKLGFTSMRIPEEYGGQGYGLVEDCIVVEEMCRVDPGLGTAVSLGNLMIPDILLKHGTDEQKAKVIPPLAKGDATSAAAFTEPEHGSDITRMDTTAVKNGDEWVINGGKEFITNAPIADFLVLLCQTDPNVSPPHKGQSLFLVEKGRHGLEATKLHGKMGIKPCITGSLALSDLKVPEGNLVGELNRGFYYALELFNGTRITVAAQAVGMAQGAFERAFQYAKNRKQFGAPIIKFQAISFKLVEMATKIEAARLLTYKAAWLYDQGKVSPMATSMAKAYAGRVAMEVTDEAIQVHGGYGYLADYHLERFHRCAKITEIYEGTTEMQKLTILNQLMKSM
- a CDS encoding acyl-CoA/acyl-ACP dehydrogenase, whose product is MDFELTVEQKMIVQAASEIAQDFGPEYWREKDKNHTFPEDFWKTLVDAGFVGIVIPEKYGGGGMGMFEMILAMETLTSESCGLAGIWFLCLTTLFGGLSIVKHGNESQKERYLPKICRGMEFCMALTEPDAGTNTLNTQTMAVEEGGEYVINGQKTFISGADRAKGMLLITRTTPIEKAPKRTLGLSLFLVDLPNPAIEVIPIEKHGIHYSQSCDVYISDLKVPEENLLGEKDKGWYLVLDTLNPERMSFSAAAGGIGLLAIKKAVEYAKQRNVFGAPIGSYQAIQFPLAEAKAKIEAARLLNYRAAWLYDKGQRCGAEANMAKVAAVDAGIQAVYHAMQTLGGYGYAVEYDIERWWREVNMIRLAPVTHQMALAFIGEHVLGLPKSY
- a CDS encoding enoyl-CoA hydratase-related protein; the protein is MEFQFIIYEKSEGIATITLNRPEALNAWSKELAKEFLTALDDARKDENVKVVVITGAGEKAFSAGADIKAMKGMNALKARALSQMGYEVCNAIESIEKPVIAAINGYALGGGMEVSMACDFRIASEKARMGQTEINIGLIPGWGGTQRLTRLVGKAKAKELVYTGKIIDANTAFQYGLVGKVVPAEEFMMAVRQFAKELAGKAPVALKVAKSLIETGIDVDLKAALALEREGFGVVASSEDLQEGVSAFIEKRKPTWKGK
- a CDS encoding 3-hydroxyacyl-CoA dehydrogenase family protein, with protein sequence MEVKKIAVLGAGLMGHGICQVAAQSGFQVHLRDIEQRFVDNGMQMIRKSLARFESKGKLTHEQVNEILSRIHTTLSLEEAVKDADLIVEAVPEKPEIKTSVYKEADKYAPPHAIIASNTSSISITQLGSATKRPERVCGMHFFNPPQLMRLVEVIRGIKTSDETIQTVLDMAQKMGKETVLVKKDSPGFIVNRILIPALNEAVALYWEGVAGRDDIDKAIKLGLNWPMGPLMLLDYIGADTTLSIAEVLTKGINPKFHPTAGLKQMVRANLLGRKTGKGFYDWTEKK
- a CDS encoding DNA-directed DNA polymerase I, encoding MAKQTGLSEFFKSTLTTLEKKKKESTIQVSETREKRETREKVLKQEDPKQLPPSYFVSASYDGKRGIGFIKLYEPKSKRIYLWHDTTGHKPYLLTNLSPYELDQLESVKTHTGFDHFETIEKFNPLLDKTVTLTKVVAKDPLAIGGRPRGCLREIIPEEHAKVAEPEQSEAKVWEAAIKYYQCYIYDRNLVPGMLYSIENGELVPAKVDAAENAVQKLQALFSDESAKEGEYIERWARLLEYPAPSFRRVALDIEVFSPVATRVPDPHEAPYPVICASLVTSDGDYRVLLLKRKGVRNGMEKLLPDTKVEFFDSEEDLLQAIFEVLRDYPFVITFNGDDFDLPYLAHRALKFGMPRSAVPIEVGRRVCLLKNGVHIDLYKFFYNRSIQIYAFSNKYRDVTLNDVGKALTGMSKIELSKPFAELNYSELACYCLRDAEITFKLTNFNNDLTMKLILVLARISKMPMENVSRQGVSRWIRNFMYFEHRRFGMLIPNTEDILALKGKTATTAIIKGKKYKGAIVVEPVPGVHFNVAVMDFASLYPSIIKVWNMGYQTILCPHEECKDNIVPDTPHWVCRKNKALESLLIGSLRDLRVKWYKPKAKDKTLSADVRNWYSVIQSALKVILNASYGVFGAEAFDLYCPPVAEATAAIARHSLTQIVDKARKLGIEVLYGDTDSVFLKNPSEEQIGELAGWSKRELKMSLDVDKLYRYAVFSSRKKNYLGVLEDGSVDVKGLTGKKKHIPQFIKDAFGEMKERLSTVGSSAEFEVAKKDIKKIVLDRYTRLRRRGWDHLGDLAFHVVLGAAPEHYRKTTPQHVMAARILKDKNIEMKAGDLVSFVKIKPKEMAVRKKKELVSVMPIQFATDSEVDLDKYVAYLQSTFDQVLDALGLEFDEIIGLTKLERFM
- a CDS encoding tryptophan--tRNA ligase — encoded protein: MKDPKQAMITMPNEEEMIVTPWEVRGKVDYDKLIRQFGTQPITNKLLKRLQKHVGELHPQLRRKLFFSHRDLDTILDLYEKDKKFVLYTGRGPSGPVHVGHLVPWIFTKYLQDKFKTRLYFQMTDDEKFVIEQHLKLDETTKFAHDNALDLIALGFKPENTYIIFDVKDIALLYDIALEVAKRVTYSTTKAAFGFQDSTNIGWIFWPAIQSVPCFIHAKLTGENVPSLIPAAIDQDPYWRVTRDIAPKLGYCKPAQIHCRFVPGLGKGGKMSASEPETCIFTTDTPETIKKKIWNAFTGGKPSVKEQRKLGGEPDICTIYQYFLYLFEESDEKLAELVRKCRCGEITCGDCKALLTERVTNFLLKHQKKREKARNVVEDFFITR